In Elgaria multicarinata webbii isolate HBS135686 ecotype San Diego chromosome 15, rElgMul1.1.pri, whole genome shotgun sequence, one genomic interval encodes:
- the RBMX gene encoding RNA-binding motif protein, X chromosome isoform X1 has translation MVEADRPGKLFIGGLNTETNEKALESVFGKYGRIVEVLLMKDRETNKSRGFAFVTFESPADAKDAARDMNGKSLDGKSIKVEQATKPSFETGRRGPPPPPRSRGPPRGLRGGRGGSGTRGPPSRGSHLGSSRGPLPMKRGPPPRSGGPPPKRPTPSGPVRSSSGMGGRAPLSRGRDSYGGPPRREPLPSRRDVYLSPRDDGYSTKDSYSSRDYPSSRDTRDYAPPPRDYTYRDYGHSSSRDEYPSRGYSYSSYSDRDGYGGRDRDYSDHPSGGSYRDSYESYGNSRSAPPARGPPPSYGGSSRYDDYGSTRDGYGGSRDSYSSSRSDVYSSGRDRVGRQDRGLPPSMERGYPPPRDSYSSSSRGAPRGGGRGGSRSDRGGGRSRY, from the exons ATGGTTGAAGCAGATCGTCCTGGAAAACTGTTCATTGGCGGGCTGAACACTGAGACAAATGAGAAGGCTCTTGAATCTGTCTTTGGCAAATATGGCCGCATAGTGGAAG ttctCCTCATGAAAGATCGTGAAACCAACAAGTCAAGAGGATTTGCTTTTGTCACCTTTGAGAGCCCGGCAGATGCTAAGGATGCTGCCAGAGATATGAATGGAAAG TCTTTAgatggaaaatccattaaagttGAACAAGCTACCAAGCCATCCTTTGAAACCGGTAGACGtgggccccctccccctccacggAGCCGGGGTCCTCCAAGAGGTCTTagaggtggaagaggaggaagtgGAACACGAGGTCCTCCTTCAAGAGGGAGTCATTTGG GTTCTTCTAGAGGCCCTCTCCCGATGAAGAGGGGTCCACCTCCACGTAGTGGGGGCCCACCACCTAAGCGGCCTACGCCTTCAGGACCTGTTCGTAGCAGTAGTGGAATGGGTGGGAGAG CGCCCCTGTCACGCGGCAGAGACAGTTATGGAGGACCTCCACGTAGAGAACCACTGCCATCGCGAAGAGATGTCTACCTGTCTCCTAGAGATGATGGCTATAGTACTAAAGACAG CTATTCAAGTCGAGACTATCCAAGTTCCAGAGACACAAGGGATTATGCTCCGCCTCCAAGAGATTACACCTATCGGGATTATGGCCATTCCAGTTCACGTGATGAGTACCCCTCAAGAGGTTACAG TTATTCCTCTTACAGCGATCGTGATGGCTACGGAGGGCGTGACCGGGACTACTCCGATCACCCAAGTGGAGGCTCTTACAGAGATTCGTATGAGAGTTATG GTAACTCACGTAGTGCTCCACCTGCACGAGGGCCCCCTCCATCTTATGGTGGAAGCAGTCGCTATGACGATTACGGGAGCACCCGAGATGGGTATGGTGGAAGTCGAGACAGTTACTCAAGCAGCAGAAGTGATGTCTACTCAAGTGGCCGTGATCGTGTTGGAAGACAAGACAGAGGGCTTCCCCCTTCCATGGAAAGGGGCTATCCTCC
- the RBMX gene encoding RNA-binding motif protein, X chromosome isoform X2 yields MVEADRPGKLFIGGLNTETNEKALESVFGKYGRIVEVLLMKDRETNKSRGFAFVTFESPADAKDAARDMNGKSLDGKSIKVEQATKPSFETGRRGPPPPPRSRGPPRGLRGGRGGSGTRGPPSRGSHLGSSRGPLPMKRGPPPRSGGPPPKRPTPSGPVRSSSGMGGRAPLSRGRDSYGGPPRREPLPSRRDVYLSPRDDGYSTKDSYSSRDYPSSRDTRDYAPPPRDYTYRDYGHSSSRDEYPSRGYSYSSYSDRDGYGGRDRDYSDHPSGGSYRDSYESYG; encoded by the exons ATGGTTGAAGCAGATCGTCCTGGAAAACTGTTCATTGGCGGGCTGAACACTGAGACAAATGAGAAGGCTCTTGAATCTGTCTTTGGCAAATATGGCCGCATAGTGGAAG ttctCCTCATGAAAGATCGTGAAACCAACAAGTCAAGAGGATTTGCTTTTGTCACCTTTGAGAGCCCGGCAGATGCTAAGGATGCTGCCAGAGATATGAATGGAAAG TCTTTAgatggaaaatccattaaagttGAACAAGCTACCAAGCCATCCTTTGAAACCGGTAGACGtgggccccctccccctccacggAGCCGGGGTCCTCCAAGAGGTCTTagaggtggaagaggaggaagtgGAACACGAGGTCCTCCTTCAAGAGGGAGTCATTTGG GTTCTTCTAGAGGCCCTCTCCCGATGAAGAGGGGTCCACCTCCACGTAGTGGGGGCCCACCACCTAAGCGGCCTACGCCTTCAGGACCTGTTCGTAGCAGTAGTGGAATGGGTGGGAGAG CGCCCCTGTCACGCGGCAGAGACAGTTATGGAGGACCTCCACGTAGAGAACCACTGCCATCGCGAAGAGATGTCTACCTGTCTCCTAGAGATGATGGCTATAGTACTAAAGACAG CTATTCAAGTCGAGACTATCCAAGTTCCAGAGACACAAGGGATTATGCTCCGCCTCCAAGAGATTACACCTATCGGGATTATGGCCATTCCAGTTCACGTGATGAGTACCCCTCAAGAGGTTACAG TTATTCCTCTTACAGCGATCGTGATGGCTACGGAGGGCGTGACCGGGACTACTCCGATCACCCAAGTGGAGGCTCTTACAGAGATTCGTATGAGAGTTATG